The nucleotide sequence aacctcaactgtacccttttccacaaatgctgcctggcctgctgagttcctctagcattttgcgggtgttgcttggatttccagcatctgcatattctctcttgtttgtggtcaGAACTGGCCCCTTCTGTTGTGGGGTTTCCCATCCGTAATGTTAGgcaaattataaaaaaaaactgcaaatgttataaataaaaatggagagtgctggaaatactcagcaggtcatgcagcctCCGTGGAGAGGGAATTCCAATTACAAATACACACTTTTCTGGAAGTTCCTTCTTACGAGTGGAAGAGCCGGTATTTTACACTGACCTACAGAGCTGTAGATTGGCAGCCAACCTGCCGTGGGGTAAGTACACCACAAACTCCTGCGGGAGAACAAGCTGCCCCTCGCCGCCTCCTCCGCTGGGCGGCACCGCCTTCGCTGACGTCAGCGCCGGGGCTTCGGGTGGCGACGGGCCGCCAGCGGACCGACGGTGAGCGGGCCATGAGAGGCAGGCCGCGGAGGCCTCGGCTGTGGTGCGTCTGTCTGCTGCTGTGGGCCGCCCGGGATGCGGGGCACGGCTCGGCGATGGCGAGCGGGGAGCTCGGGTCAACGGTTCGGAACAATAGCACTAACACCACCGCGGCGGCGGCGGCGACGCAGGGAGACAAGGCGAGGACGGACGGCGCCTACAACGCGGTGCCCAGCGCCGAGCAGACCATGATGATCCAGCGGGCGCTCTGCGTGCTGGTTGTGGTCACGGCCCTGGTCGTGGTCTACTTCGTGGTGAGGACCATCAGGTGAGGGTCGGCGTGAGCCGCGGGTGGTCCCTGGCTGCCCTGGGAGCGGGGGGAAGAGGACAGGACGGTGGGGCGGACGTCCAACTGAAGCCGAGGCATTGCCTCTGTTCACGGTGGTAATGTGGGGTGCGGAGTATTTTCAAATTGCCGCTGGACAGGTTACCCAGGCCTTACACGGTGGCCGGAGTACGAAAATGGCCTGCGTCTGCTGTTGACGAACAtcagtaaataaaaataaacagtgcCGACTTCTATACAAGCTGTGACAGTAAGTGTCACTCCCGGCCAATTTGGCATCCTTATTTTCCCCCCAAAGTAGACTTTATTCATAAAACATACATACAAAAGTAAGAAACAGTGTAGAAAGAAACCTTACATTCTTGATTAATTACTGCATTACATAGTTTAA is from Hypanus sabinus isolate sHypSab1 chromosome 5, sHypSab1.hap1, whole genome shotgun sequence and encodes:
- the LOC132393959 gene encoding membrane protein FAM174A-like, with amino-acid sequence MRGRPRRPRLWCVCLLLWAARDAGHGSAMASGELGSTVRNNSTNTTAAAAATQGDKARTDGAYNAVPSAEQTMMIQRALCVLVVVTALVVVYFVVRTIRMRRINRKNRKYGVLKTDLENMEMRPLDQEDDEEDETLFDIHHSRR